A single region of the Biomphalaria glabrata chromosome 15, xgBioGlab47.1, whole genome shotgun sequence genome encodes:
- the LOC106055787 gene encoding heparan-sulfate 6-O-sulfotransferase 2-like — protein MKENCFDTFSRLNTSLLLRFIMRKIASYRSNKCRLTVFLLITAFFFMILIAMYSCNGSLCLKAPDLTPVAYSDFEAFLQGKVLKHKFNISAIDRVFELDLEDRDILIYLHIQKTGGAAFGRHLVHNLDLTSKCMCEPEKKKCDCTTKNKKYWLLSRHSTGWVCGLHADWTELNDCVDEWFKKNEPPTRTQRRYHYITFLRNPVNRFFSEWQHVKRGATWKAVRLHCNGRDATLDEVPFCFSGPDWSGVSFEEFVSCQHNLAFNRMTRMLSNLSKINCYNKTNRNEKLAGEIMLKSAKENLLNFSFFGILEEQEKTQFLFENTFGIRFIESLKPKPITHVSQLNITRAMHDAVVDKTRLDIQLYQFAKDLFLQRVESMEAHLGYTVEDYFNSARNSAKKVEKVVPKEEEFPEENEETEEDDKQVQYPSKATVNALEPKAKR, from the exons ATGAAGGAAAACTGCTTCGACACATTTTCTAGGCTCAATACAAGTTTATTGCTAAGATTCATTATGAGGAAAATAGCATCATACAGATCCAATAAATGTAGACtcactgtctttcttttaataacagcattttttttcatgattttgATTGCAATGTATTCCTGCAATGGCTCCCTCTGTCTTAAAGCACCAGATCTTACCCCTGTTGCATATTCTGATTTTGAAGCATTTTTACAAGGTAAAGTCTTGAAACATAAGTTCAATATCAGTGCTATTGACAGGGTGTTCGAACTTGATCTGGAAGACAGAGATATTCTCATTTACCTTCACATTCAGAAAACAGGCGGTGCTGCTTTTGGCCGCCACTTAGTTCACAACCTTGACTTGACTTCAAAGTGCATGTGTGAGCCAGAGAAGAAAAAATGTGATTGTACcacaaagaacaaaaaatactgGCTTCTGAGTCGTCATTCCACTGGATGGGTCTGTGGCCTGCATGCTGATTGGACAGAATTAAATGACTGTGTTGAtgaatggtttaaaaaaaatgagcctCCTACAAGAACACAGAGAAG ATATCATTACATCACATTCCTTCGCAACCCTGTCAATAGATTTTTTAGTGAATGGCAACATGTTAAAAGAGGGGCCACTTGGAAGGCAGTCAGGCTTCACTGTAATGGAAGAGATGCAACATTGGATGAGGTACCATTTTGTTTCAGTGGCCCTGACTGGTCAGGAgtttcctttgaagagtttgtATCATGCCA GCACAATTTGGCATTCAACAGAATGACACGTATGCTCTCTAACCTCTCTAAAATAAACTGCTACAACAAGACAAATCGGAACGAAAAACTTGCAGGGGAGATCATGCTGAAAAGTGCTAAAGAAAATCTTctgaatttttcattttttggcATCCTGGAAGAACAGGAGAAGACTcagtttttgtttgaaaataccTTTGGCATCAGATTTATTGAGAGTTTAAAACCTAAGCCTATAACTCATGTGTCTCAGCTAAATATCACTCGTGCCATGCATGATGCTGTTGTGGACAAGACCAGGCTGGACATCCAGCTGTACCAGTTTGCCAAAGATCTGTTCCTACAAAGGGTTGAGAGCATGGAGGCCCACTTGGGATACACTGTGGAGGATTACTTCAACAGTGCTAGAAACTCTGCCAAGAAGGTTGAAAAAGTTGTCCCTAAAGAAGAAGAATTTCCAG